A stretch of Rhinoderma darwinii isolate aRhiDar2 chromosome 4, aRhiDar2.hap1, whole genome shotgun sequence DNA encodes these proteins:
- the KLHL31 gene encoding kelch-like protein 31 yields the protein MAPKKKNVKKSKSDINEMTIIVEDSPLCKLNGLSGLIDGGNGFSYISTEVSDASYGTNLMEGLSRMRQDSFLCDLTIGTKTKSFMVHKVVMASCSEYFYNILKKDPSTQRVDLNDVSPLGLATVITYAYTGKITLSLYTIGSTISSATSLQINTLVNMCCDFLMQEINVENCMYVANIAETYGLKSTKEAAQKFIRDNFIEFSETDQFLKLTFDQINELLIDDELHLPSEIVAFHIAMKWLDHDEKRIKYASGLLGNIRFGTISAQDLVNYVQSVPRMMQDTDCHRLLVEAMNYHLLPYHQNTLQSRRTKIRGGTRVLVTVGGRPALTEKSLSREILYRDPESGWKRLTELPAKSFNQCVTVMDGFLYIAGGEDQNDARNQAKHAVSNFCRYDPRFNTWIHLANMSQKRTHFSLNVFNGLLYAIGGRNSEGCLASVECYVPSTNQWQMKAPLEVARCCHSSSVIDGKILVVGGYINNAYSRSACMYDPCNDSWQDKASLSTPRGWHCSVTLGDRVYVMGGSQLGGRGERVDVLPVECFNPHNGQWSYAAPLQNGVSTAGASTLNGKIYLVGGWNEVEKKYKKCIQAYNPDLNEWTEEDELPEATVGVSCCTITMPNFKTRESRASSVSSVPVSI from the exons ATGGCACCAAAAAAGAAGAATGTCAAGAAAAGCAAATCAGACATTAATGAGATGACTATCATTGTAGAAGATAGTCCTCTATGTAAACTCAATGGGCTTAGTGGCTTAATTGATGGAGGCAATGGCTTTAGTTACATCTCCACAGAGGTTTCTGACGCATCATATGGAACCAATCTCATGGAAGGGTTAAGCAGAATGAGACAGGACAGTTTCCTGTGTGACCTCACCATTGGTACCAAAACAAAATCATTCATGGTCCACAAGGTTGTGATGGCATCTTGCAGTGAATACTTCTACAACATTCTGAAGAAGGATCCTTCCACTCAGCGAGTTGATCTTAATGACGTATCTCCTCTAGGTCTAGCTACAGTAATAACCTATGCCTATACTGGTAAAATTACTCTGTCTTTGTACACTATTGGTAGTACCATATCTTCAGCCACCTCCCTTCAGATAAACACACTTGTGAATATGTGCTGTGACTTTTTAATGCAAGAAATCAATGTCGAAAACTGCATGTATGTAGCCAATATTGCAGAAACCTATGGACTCAAAAGTACAAAAGAAGCTGCACAAAAATTCATCAGAGACAATTTCATTGAGTTTTCTGAAACCGATCAGTTCCTAAAGCTAACATTTGATCAAATAAATGAACTTCTTATAGATGATGAGTTACATTTACCATCTGAAATTGTTGCCTTCCACATCGCAATGAAATGGTTAGATCATGATGAAAAGAGAATAAAATATGCCTCTGGTCTTTTAGGCAATATTAGATTTGGTACTATCTCAGCTCAAGACTTGGTTAACTACGTCCAATCAGTGCCAAGAATGATGCAAGACACAGATTGCCATAGGCTTCTGGTTGAAGCCATGAATTATCATCTGCTTCCATATCATCAAAACACCTTACAATCAAGAAGAACAAAAATACGTGGAGGAACAAGGGTCCTCGTAACTGTAGGAGGCCGACCAGCATTGACAGAAAAATCTCTCAGCAGGGAGATCTTGTACAGGGATCCTGAGAGTGGATGGAAAAGACTCACTGAGCTGCCAGCCAAGAGTTTTAATCAGTGTGTCACCGTGATGGATGGCTTTCTCTACATTGCTGGTGGTGAAGACCAGAATGATGCCAGGAACCAAGCGAAGCATGCAGTCAGCAATTTCTGCAG GTATGACCCACGTTTCAACACATGGATTCACCTTGCAAACATGAGCCAGAAGCGTACTCACTTTAGCCTGAATGTTTTTAATGGTCTCCTTTATGCAATTGGTGGTCGCAATTCTGAAGGTTGCCTAGCTTCAGTTGAGTGTTATGTGCCTTCAACTAACCAGTGGCAGATGAAAGCCCCACTGGAGGTTGCAAGGTGCTGCCATTCCAGCTCAGTCATTGATGGTAAGATCTTGGTCGTAGGTGGATACATAAATAATGCATACTCTCGCTCTGCTTGCATGTATGACCCATGTAATGATAGCTGGCAAGATAAGGCAAGTCTGAGTACACCAAGAGGATGGCATTGCTCTGTTACACTTGGTGACAGAGTGTACGTGATGGGTGGTAGTCAACTTGGTGGCCGTGGCGAGAGAGTTGATGTTCTCCCTGTTGAATGCTTTAATCCTCACAATGGTCAGTGGAGCTATGCTGCTCCTCTGCAGAATGGAGTGAGCACTGCAGGTGCTTCGACACTAAATGGCAAAATCTATTTGGTGGGCGGCTGGAATGAAGTGGAAAAGAAATACAAGAAATGCATTCAGGCCTACAACCCTGATCTTAATGAATGGACTGAGGAAGACGAATTACCCGAGGCAACAGTAGGAGTATCTTGCTGTACAATCACCATGCCAAATTTTAAAACACGGGAATCCAGAGCAAGCTCAGTTTCTTCAGTGCCAGTCAGTATATAA